From Micromonospora sp. NBC_01699, a single genomic window includes:
- a CDS encoding low temperature requirement protein A translates to MSGNARRPLRIRAAGEGTRVNRLELFFDLVFVYAFFNVSRATTDNLTGIGLLHALLIIALLWWCWVAYAWAGNAIRSGEGMVPAVLFPVMAAIFVVALTVEEAFFDIPGGLSGPLVFACCYFVIRMLYVVLQWHAAADQPQLRVQMVRVSATIVVATGFLLLAALVPEMLLHGSARTWTQIGFWLLAVVVEYCSGFLAAPTGWRIASADHWAERFSLILLVAFGELIISVGVGGTQLPHPITWPLIIAAVLGIMVTAALWWAYFDIVALAAEQALHAAHGLHRVVLARDAYIYLHLPMIAGLMLLSLGGKEALKHIGDPNIGSVPIHPVAITLLYGGMILYLLGHLGFQVRMLGTVTWTRVGTITLTAALIPLAVNVPGLMALVLLAATSVALVGSELVLLASSRRSIRAAVLEERLASEARETAWRRQHR, encoded by the coding sequence GTGAGCGGGAACGCGCGCCGCCCGCTGCGGATCCGGGCCGCCGGGGAGGGCACCCGGGTCAACCGCCTGGAACTCTTCTTCGACCTGGTCTTCGTCTACGCCTTCTTCAACGTCTCACGGGCGACCACCGACAACCTCACCGGCATCGGTCTGCTGCACGCGCTGCTGATCATCGCGCTGCTCTGGTGGTGCTGGGTCGCCTACGCCTGGGCCGGCAACGCGATCCGGTCCGGCGAGGGAATGGTGCCGGCGGTGCTGTTCCCGGTCATGGCCGCGATCTTCGTCGTGGCCCTGACCGTCGAGGAGGCATTCTTCGACATCCCCGGTGGCCTGTCCGGCCCGCTCGTCTTCGCCTGCTGCTATTTCGTGATCCGGATGCTGTACGTGGTGTTGCAGTGGCACGCCGCCGCCGACCAGCCGCAACTGCGCGTCCAGATGGTCCGGGTCAGCGCGACGATAGTGGTCGCCACCGGGTTCCTGCTGCTCGCCGCGTTGGTGCCGGAGATGCTGCTGCACGGGTCGGCCCGTACCTGGACCCAGATCGGCTTCTGGCTGCTCGCCGTGGTGGTCGAGTACTGCTCCGGTTTCCTGGCGGCCCCGACCGGCTGGCGGATCGCCTCGGCCGACCACTGGGCCGAACGCTTCTCGCTGATCCTGCTGGTCGCGTTCGGCGAACTGATCATCTCGGTCGGGGTCGGCGGCACCCAGCTCCCCCATCCGATCACCTGGCCGCTGATCATCGCGGCGGTGCTCGGCATCATGGTGACCGCCGCCCTCTGGTGGGCGTACTTCGACATCGTGGCGCTCGCCGCCGAGCAGGCGCTGCACGCCGCGCACGGGCTGCACCGGGTGGTACTCGCCCGGGACGCCTACATCTACCTGCACCTGCCGATGATCGCCGGGCTGATGCTGCTGTCGCTGGGCGGCAAGGAGGCGCTCAAGCACATCGGCGACCCGAACATCGGATCCGTCCCGATACACCCGGTCGCGATCACCCTGCTGTACGGCGGGATGATCCTCTATCTGCTCGGCCACCTCGGCTTCCAGGTGCGCATGCTGGGCACGGTGACCTGGACCCGGGTCGGCACGATCACGCTGACCGCCGCGCTGATCCCGCTCGCCGTCAACGTGCCCGGACTGATGGCCCTGGTCCTGCTGGCCGCGACGAGCGTCGCCCTCGTCGGCAGTGAACTCGTCCTGCTCGCCAGCTCCCGCCGCAGCATCCGGGCGGCGGTCCTGGAGGAGCGTCTCGCGAGCGAGGCCCGGGAGACCGCCTGGCGCCGCCAACACCGGTGA
- a CDS encoding SDR family oxidoreductase, whose translation MGARTFVVAGGTSGLGLEIARKLVTDHRVFVLGNVADEVAATTSELECAGATCDVSSYDRVTHALHDVTRRYGAIDGLAHCASMWAGGSLEDMSPDALRKAVEVNVLGTVYLLRETLIRMRERGRGNIVYIGAMAVDKPRPGIPVYRATKNFGKSLVESLAQAEGTDGIKVMQIHPGPMHTRLQERVGAEFLDEVYAEPEQVAREVVRLLLLEPDELYLSGQEVLRADGRW comes from the coding sequence ATGGGCGCCAGGACGTTCGTCGTGGCCGGCGGCACCAGCGGACTCGGGTTGGAGATCGCCCGCAAGCTCGTCACCGACCACCGGGTGTTCGTGCTCGGCAACGTCGCCGACGAGGTCGCCGCCACCACCAGTGAACTCGAATGCGCCGGCGCGACCTGCGACGTCTCCTCGTACGACCGGGTCACGCACGCGCTGCACGACGTGACCCGGCGGTACGGCGCCATCGACGGGCTCGCGCACTGCGCCAGCATGTGGGCCGGCGGCTCGCTGGAGGACATGTCGCCGGACGCGCTGCGCAAGGCCGTCGAGGTCAACGTGCTCGGCACGGTCTACCTGCTGCGCGAGACGCTGATCCGGATGCGCGAACGGGGCCGGGGCAACATCGTCTACATCGGGGCGATGGCGGTCGACAAACCCCGTCCCGGCATCCCGGTCTACCGGGCCACCAAGAACTTCGGCAAGAGCCTGGTCGAGTCGCTCGCCCAGGCCGAGGGCACCGACGGCATCAAGGTGATGCAGATCCACCCCGGGCCCATGCACACCAGGCTCCAGGAACGGGTCGGTGCCGAGTTCCTCGACGAGGTCTACGCCGAGCCCGAGCAGGTGGCCCGGGAGGTCGTACGACTGCTGCTCCTGGAACCCGACGAGCTGTACCTCTCGGGCCAGGAAGTCCTCCGCGCCGACGGCAGGTGGTAA
- a CDS encoding biliverdin-producing heme oxygenase — protein MSTTGDPFSVRLRQATWSEHQAAESERYVSALIAGDLDRADYATLVAQHHAIYRALETVADELRDHPVVGRFVDDRLTRLPALDADLEFLAGPDWADHLPTNPTTLAYAARIRTVGASWPAGFVAHHYTRYLGDLSGGLAIGRALSRTYRLGDGPGATFYRFAGIPDPRAYKQAYRERLDALPLDEGQRVAVVDEVRVAYRCNIAVLSELGRATGRAGEVAA, from the coding sequence ATGAGTACGACCGGCGACCCGTTCTCCGTCCGGCTCCGTCAGGCGACCTGGTCCGAGCATCAGGCGGCCGAGTCCGAGAGGTACGTCTCGGCGCTGATCGCGGGTGACCTCGACCGCGCCGACTACGCCACCCTGGTGGCCCAGCACCACGCCATCTACCGGGCGTTGGAGACCGTCGCCGACGAACTGCGCGACCACCCGGTGGTGGGGCGGTTCGTCGACGACCGGCTGACCCGGCTGCCCGCGCTCGACGCCGACCTGGAGTTCCTCGCCGGGCCGGACTGGGCCGACCACCTACCGACCAACCCGACCACCCTGGCGTACGCGGCCCGGATCCGTACGGTCGGCGCGTCCTGGCCGGCCGGGTTCGTCGCCCACCACTACACCCGCTACCTGGGCGACCTCTCCGGCGGGCTGGCCATCGGCCGGGCGCTGAGCCGCACCTACCGCCTCGGTGACGGCCCCGGCGCGACGTTCTACCGGTTCGCCGGGATCCCCGACCCGCGCGCCTACAAACAGGCGTACCGGGAACGCCTGGACGCGCTGCCGCTGGACGAGGGCCAACGGGTGGCGGTCGTCGACGAGGTCCGGGTCGCCTACCGGTGCAACATCGCCGTACTCTCCGAACTCGGGCGGGCGACGGGCCGGGCCGGAGAGGTGGCGGCATGA
- a CDS encoding M20 metallopeptidase family protein, giving the protein MGLRQDAATIQDELAALRRELHQIPEIGLHLPRTQERVLAALAPLPLEISTGTDLTSITAVLRGGRPGPAVLLRGDMDALPVAEGISGLAYASRHDGVMHACGHDLHTAGLVGAARLLSARRDELAGDVVFMFQPGEEGFDGASHMISEGVLTAAGRPVVAAYGLHVLSGTLDRGVFSSRPGSLMAASAGLFVRVVGAGGHGSTPHRTLDPIPVAAEMVTALQTMVTRRFDVFDPVVLTVGVFQAGTRRNIIPDDANFEATVRSFSSETNAQAGAYAIELCEHIAAAHGMRAEVRFEQEYPATVNDATEHEFVAATVRDVFGPDRFADLVEPMTGSEDFSRVLDLVPGAYLFLGACVGDPKTAPSNHSPRAAFDDSVLADGAALLAELAVRRLSPPRVP; this is encoded by the coding sequence ATGGGCCTGCGCCAGGACGCCGCGACAATCCAGGACGAGTTGGCCGCGCTCCGCCGGGAGCTGCACCAGATCCCGGAGATCGGCCTGCACCTGCCACGGACCCAGGAACGGGTGCTCGCCGCGCTCGCCCCGCTGCCACTGGAGATCAGCACCGGCACCGACCTCACCTCGATCACCGCCGTGCTGCGCGGCGGCCGTCCCGGCCCGGCGGTGCTGCTCCGGGGGGACATGGACGCCCTGCCCGTCGCCGAGGGCATCTCCGGCCTGGCCTACGCCTCCCGGCACGACGGCGTCATGCACGCCTGCGGCCACGACCTGCACACCGCCGGGCTGGTCGGCGCCGCGCGACTGCTCAGCGCCCGCCGCGACGAACTCGCCGGGGACGTGGTGTTCATGTTCCAGCCCGGCGAGGAGGGCTTCGACGGCGCCAGCCACATGATCTCCGAGGGGGTGCTTACCGCCGCCGGCCGCCCGGTCGTCGCCGCGTACGGGCTGCACGTGCTCTCCGGCACCCTCGACCGGGGTGTCTTCTCGTCCCGGCCCGGCTCGCTGATGGCCGCCTCCGCCGGGCTGTTCGTCCGGGTTGTCGGGGCCGGCGGGCACGGCTCCACCCCGCACCGCACACTCGACCCGATCCCGGTCGCCGCCGAGATGGTCACCGCGTTGCAGACCATGGTCACCCGCCGGTTCGACGTGTTCGACCCGGTGGTGCTGACCGTCGGCGTGTTCCAGGCCGGCACCCGGCGCAACATCATCCCGGACGACGCGAACTTCGAGGCGACCGTACGGAGCTTCTCCTCGGAGACGAACGCACAGGCCGGCGCGTACGCGATCGAGCTGTGCGAGCACATCGCCGCCGCGCACGGGATGCGGGCCGAGGTCCGGTTCGAGCAGGAGTACCCGGCGACGGTCAACGACGCCACCGAGCACGAGTTCGTCGCGGCGACCGTACGCGACGTGTTCGGCCCGGACCGGTTCGCGGACCTGGTCGAACCGATGACCGGCTCCGAGGACTTCTCCCGCGTCCTGGACCTGGTACCGGGGGCGTACCTCTTCCTCGGCGCCTGCGTTGGCGACCCGAAGACGGCACCGAGCAACCACTCGCCACGGGCCGCCTTCGACGACAGCGTGCTCGCCGACGGGGCCGCCCTGCTCGCCGAACTCGCCGTCCGGCGACTCAGCCCGCCGCGCGTACCCTGA
- a CDS encoding glycosyltransferase gives MRVLIVTAGSRGDVAPYTGLGARLHAAGHRVTIAALPSFAGLVTGCGLDFAPLPGDLRALRAAGGRPDRFGAGPRSLAEFVRLGTRFVDELGDGIRAAADHGVDLLLCSTTTAPLGYSVAERHGVPSMGVFLQPIHPTREFPPMLLGGRSLGRWGNRAAGRLGQLIARRAYASASRRLRSRLGLAPTRLHTLVEAAMVRGWPIQHGFSPSVVPRPTDWRPGLEVVGYWWPAESPDWRPSPTLIDFLDAGPPPVYVGFGSMVGGDDRFRGLVTAALRRAGVRGVIQVDDGAEPVRTVSADVITIGEAPHDWLFPRMAALVHHAGCGTTAAGLRAGVPAVPIPIMADQPFWAARLAALGVSPDTVPAGRLDVDRLAAAIRAAVTEPALTERARAVAGRLAAEDGAGAVVRAVDRLAG, from the coding sequence ATGCGGGTGCTGATCGTCACCGCCGGGTCACGCGGTGACGTCGCGCCGTACACCGGTCTGGGTGCCCGGCTGCACGCGGCCGGGCACCGGGTCACGATCGCCGCGTTGCCCTCGTTCGCCGGCCTGGTGACCGGCTGCGGCCTGGACTTCGCGCCGCTGCCCGGCGACCTGCGGGCGCTGCGGGCGGCTGGCGGGCGACCGGACCGGTTCGGCGCCGGGCCCCGGAGCCTGGCCGAGTTCGTCCGGCTCGGCACCCGGTTCGTCGACGAGCTCGGCGACGGCATCCGCGCCGCCGCCGACCACGGCGTCGACCTGCTGCTCTGCTCGACCACCACGGCACCGCTGGGCTACTCGGTGGCCGAGCGGCACGGGGTGCCGAGCATGGGGGTGTTCCTGCAACCGATCCACCCGACCCGGGAGTTCCCGCCGATGCTGCTCGGCGGGCGGTCGCTGGGTCGGTGGGGCAACCGGGCCGCCGGCCGGCTGGGACAACTGATCGCCCGGCGGGCCTACGCGAGCGCCTCCCGGCGGCTGCGGAGCCGGTTGGGCCTCGCCCCGACCAGGCTGCACACCCTGGTCGAGGCGGCGATGGTACGCGGCTGGCCGATCCAGCACGGTTTCAGCCCGAGTGTCGTGCCCCGGCCGACGGACTGGCGGCCCGGCCTGGAGGTGGTCGGCTACTGGTGGCCGGCGGAGTCGCCCGACTGGCGACCGTCGCCGACCCTGATCGACTTCCTCGACGCCGGACCGCCCCCGGTGTACGTCGGTTTCGGCAGCATGGTCGGTGGCGACGACCGGTTCCGCGGGCTGGTCACGGCCGCGCTGCGCCGGGCCGGCGTACGCGGGGTGATCCAGGTCGACGACGGGGCGGAGCCGGTCCGGACGGTGTCCGCCGACGTGATCACCATCGGGGAGGCGCCGCACGACTGGCTCTTCCCCCGGATGGCCGCCCTGGTGCACCACGCCGGCTGCGGCACCACCGCGGCCGGGCTCCGGGCCGGGGTGCCGGCGGTCCCGATCCCGATAATGGCCGACCAGCCGTTCTGGGCCGCCCGGCTGGCCGCGCTCGGGGTCAGCCCGGACACCGTGCCGGCCGGACGGCTCGACGTGGACCGGCTCGCCGCCGCGATCCGGGCCGCCGTCACCGAACCGGCCCTCACCGAGCGGGCCCGGGCCGTCGCGGGCCGGCTGGCCGCCGAGGACGGCGCCGGTGCGGTCGTACGGGCGGTCGACCGCCTCGCCGGCTAG
- a CDS encoding MFS transporter, whose product MVSAGPATAEPSTSAWAPLRGAAYRHLWLALLAANIGTWMQTVGAQWLLIDERNASTLVSLVQTASMLPILLLALPAGALADAFDRRHLLIAVQVYLAAVGLLLTVLTATGRMPPALLLTLTFAIGVGQALTLPCWAAIIPELVPRNQLQSASALGSISVNAARSIGPAIAGLLIARSGVAPVFAINAIAVLVFGFALLRWRTDHARAVEVPERFTAALRAGGRFVRHSPVVRRLLLRALLFLVPGSALWALLPLVANRQLHLNSSGYGILLAALGVGAIAGGVILPWVRVHLTAGQFLLTAGLLYGAALIVVALVSSLPVVLVALVPAGVAWVTVLSNLNAEIQLYLPGWVRARGLAVYQVVFAGGQAVGALVWGVVGDMAGLVAAHLAAAVLMLLGAVTVRLWPLPDLRGNNQDPESYWPALRLTHEPDPRIGPVVVLVTYVVRAECENAFIDAMELVRGSRQRTGASRWGLYREGESPACFVEVYQLPSWDEHLRQHGGRLTGTDREAEQRALALADGSPRVRHLLPTEAGS is encoded by the coding sequence GTGGTAAGCGCCGGACCCGCTACCGCCGAGCCGTCCACCTCGGCCTGGGCACCGCTGCGCGGGGCCGCGTACCGCCATCTCTGGCTGGCGCTGCTCGCCGCGAACATCGGCACCTGGATGCAGACCGTCGGCGCGCAGTGGCTGCTGATCGACGAACGCAACGCCTCGACCCTGGTGTCGCTGGTGCAGACGGCGAGCATGCTGCCGATCCTGCTGCTGGCGCTGCCGGCCGGGGCGCTGGCCGACGCGTTCGACCGGCGGCACCTGCTGATCGCGGTGCAGGTCTACCTCGCCGCGGTCGGCCTGCTGCTGACCGTGCTGACCGCGACCGGCCGGATGCCGCCGGCCCTGCTGCTCACCCTCACCTTCGCCATCGGCGTCGGGCAGGCGCTGACGCTGCCGTGCTGGGCGGCGATCATCCCGGAACTGGTCCCGCGCAACCAGTTGCAGTCCGCCTCGGCGCTCGGCTCGATCAGCGTGAACGCGGCCCGGTCGATCGGCCCGGCGATCGCCGGACTGCTGATCGCCCGGTCCGGGGTGGCACCGGTCTTCGCGATCAACGCGATCGCCGTACTGGTCTTCGGGTTCGCGCTGTTGCGCTGGCGTACCGACCACGCCCGCGCGGTCGAGGTGCCGGAGCGGTTCACCGCCGCGCTGCGGGCCGGTGGGCGGTTCGTCCGGCACTCGCCGGTGGTCCGCCGGCTGCTGTTGCGGGCGCTGCTGTTCCTCGTCCCCGGCAGTGCGCTGTGGGCGCTGCTGCCGCTGGTGGCGAACCGCCAACTGCACCTGAACTCCAGCGGGTACGGCATCCTGCTCGCCGCGCTCGGCGTCGGCGCGATCGCCGGCGGGGTGATCCTGCCCTGGGTACGGGTGCACCTGACCGCCGGCCAGTTCCTGCTCACCGCCGGCCTGCTGTACGGCGCGGCGCTGATCGTCGTCGCGCTGGTGTCCAGCCTGCCGGTGGTGCTGGTCGCGCTGGTCCCGGCCGGGGTGGCCTGGGTGACCGTGCTGTCGAACCTGAACGCGGAGATCCAGCTCTACCTGCCCGGCTGGGTACGCGCCCGCGGGCTGGCCGTCTACCAGGTGGTCTTCGCCGGTGGGCAGGCGGTCGGCGCCCTGGTGTGGGGGGTGGTCGGCGACATGGCCGGGCTGGTCGCCGCGCATCTCGCCGCGGCCGTGCTGATGCTGCTCGGCGCGGTGACCGTACGCCTGTGGCCGCTGCCCGACCTGCGCGGCAACAACCAGGACCCGGAGTCCTACTGGCCGGCGCTGCGCCTGACCCACGAACCCGACCCGCGGATCGGACCGGTGGTGGTCCTGGTGACGTACGTGGTGCGGGCCGAGTGCGAGAACGCGTTCATCGACGCGATGGAGCTGGTACGGGGTTCGCGGCAGCGTACCGGCGCCAGCCGCTGGGGCCTGTACCGCGAGGGTGAGTCACCGGCGTGTTTCGTCGAGGTCTACCAGCTGCCCTCCTGGGACGAGCACCTGCGCCAGCACGGCGGCCGGTTGACCGGCACCGACCGGGAGGCGGAGCAGCGGGCACTGGCGTTGGCCGACGGCAGCCCGCGGGTACGTCACCTGCTGCCCACCGAGGCCGGCTCGTGA
- a CDS encoding DUF2470 domain-containing protein, protein MSDTDVFTPDVVAAIGRHMNDDHADDSLLICRTLGGQPDATGARMSGLDADGIEFDAAVDGITVPVRVPFGHRLTERAEVRREVVRMYREACESLGLQPGQPG, encoded by the coding sequence ATGAGCGACACGGACGTGTTCACCCCGGACGTGGTCGCCGCGATCGGTCGCCACATGAACGACGACCACGCCGACGACTCGCTGCTCATCTGCCGTACGCTCGGTGGCCAGCCGGACGCGACCGGGGCCCGGATGAGCGGCCTGGACGCCGACGGCATCGAGTTCGACGCCGCCGTCGACGGCATCACCGTGCCGGTCCGGGTCCCGTTCGGGCACCGGCTGACCGAGCGGGCCGAGGTCCGCCGGGAGGTGGTCCGGATGTACCGCGAGGCGTGCGAGTCGCTCGGCTTGCAACCGGGGCAACCGGGATGA
- a CDS encoding NAD-dependent epimerase/dehydratase family protein has translation MTSAVPQRVLVTGAAGLIGRAVLADLADRGVSATALVLAAADDLPASRIVVGDAGDPEIVRSALDGVDAVVHLAAIPAPHLDTAQAVFTRNTRATFAVLEEAGRAGVRRAVIASSFSVTGLPWADVDLHPAYVPVDERLPLQVTDPYALGKQADEATAEMMARRHGGSVVALRLPFVGQHDDRLAHRSAEFARDPGSGAGDLWSYLDVRDAARACWLGLTRPGPGAHVLFVAADDILAPFPTAELLDRYHPDVPRRAALPGRSSAIDTRAARDVLGFEPEHRYVADPALLS, from the coding sequence GTGACCAGCGCAGTTCCGCAACGGGTCCTGGTGACCGGCGCCGCCGGGCTGATCGGCCGGGCCGTCCTGGCCGACCTCGCCGACCGGGGCGTGTCGGCGACCGCACTCGTCCTGGCGGCCGCCGACGACCTGCCGGCGAGCCGGATCGTGGTCGGTGACGCCGGTGACCCCGAGATCGTCCGCTCCGCGCTGGACGGCGTGGACGCCGTGGTGCACCTGGCGGCGATCCCGGCACCGCACCTGGACACCGCCCAGGCGGTGTTCACCCGCAACACCCGGGCGACCTTCGCCGTGCTGGAGGAGGCCGGCAGGGCCGGCGTACGCCGGGCGGTGATCGCGTCCAGCTTCTCGGTGACCGGCCTGCCGTGGGCCGACGTGGACCTGCATCCGGCGTACGTGCCGGTCGACGAGCGGCTGCCGTTGCAGGTGACCGACCCGTACGCGCTCGGCAAGCAGGCCGACGAGGCGACCGCCGAGATGATGGCCCGCCGGCACGGGGGCAGCGTCGTCGCGCTCCGGCTGCCGTTCGTCGGACAGCACGACGACCGGTTGGCCCACCGGTCCGCCGAGTTCGCGCGGGACCCGGGCTCCGGCGCCGGGGATCTGTGGAGCTACCTCGACGTACGCGACGCCGCGCGGGCCTGCTGGCTCGGGCTCACCCGGCCCGGTCCGGGAGCGCACGTGCTCTTCGTCGCCGCCGACGACATCCTCGCCCCGTTCCCGACCGCCGAACTGCTCGACCGGTACCACCCCGACGTGCCCCGGCGGGCGGCGCTGCCCGGCCGGTCCTCGGCGATCGACACCCGGGCCGCCCGGGACGTGCTGGGCTTCGAACCGGAACACCGGTACGTGGCCGATCCGGCACTCCTGTCCTGA
- a CDS encoding FAD-dependent oxidoreductase: MVNPAILTVDDDPAVSRAVARDIRRRYGDRYRVVRADSGDAALAALRELKLRGEQVAVLLADYRMPQMNGIQFLESAMDLFPQARRVLLTAYADTDAAIDAINIVDLDHYLLKPWDPPEEKLYPVLDSLLEVWLATPDSTATETRVIGHRWSAPSFAMRDFLARNLVPFRWLLADEPEGERLLAAANLTLADVPVVITPEGKALATPSEADLAGHVGLSTTPASDFYDVIVVGAGPAGLGAAVYAASEGLRTVLVEQRATGGQAGQSSRIENYLGFPEGVSGAQLTDRARRQALKFGAEILSTREVVGLEAAGTARLLRFGDGTSLAAHAAVLATGVSYRLLDAPGLADLTGRGVFYGSAATEAPSCSGEEVYIVGGANSAGQAALHFARYAHRVNIVIRGDSLTASMSRYLIEQVERAPNITVHPNTEVVGGHGDEHLERLTLCQRRTGSTRTVDTSWLFVFIGAEPRTNWLEGVVSRDERGFIVTGPALLRDGQRPAGWSLPRDPYHLESSLPGVFAAGDVRADSVKRVASAVGEGAMAVTVVHRYLEAQ; encoded by the coding sequence ATGGTGAACCCCGCGATCCTGACCGTCGACGACGATCCCGCGGTGTCGCGTGCCGTGGCGCGCGACATCCGGCGCCGTTACGGCGACCGGTACCGGGTGGTCCGGGCTGACTCCGGTGACGCGGCACTGGCCGCTCTCCGGGAGCTCAAACTGCGCGGCGAGCAGGTTGCCGTGCTGCTGGCCGACTACCGGATGCCGCAGATGAACGGCATCCAGTTCCTGGAATCGGCGATGGATCTCTTCCCGCAGGCCCGGCGGGTGCTGCTGACCGCGTACGCGGACACCGACGCCGCCATCGACGCGATCAACATCGTCGACCTCGACCACTACCTGCTCAAGCCCTGGGACCCGCCGGAGGAGAAGCTCTACCCGGTGCTGGACAGCCTGCTTGAGGTGTGGCTGGCCACCCCGGACAGCACGGCCACCGAGACCCGGGTGATCGGGCACCGCTGGTCCGCGCCGTCGTTCGCGATGCGCGACTTCCTGGCCCGCAACCTGGTGCCGTTCCGGTGGCTGCTCGCCGACGAACCGGAGGGGGAGCGGCTGCTCGCCGCCGCCAACCTCACCCTCGCCGACGTGCCGGTGGTCATCACCCCGGAAGGCAAGGCGCTGGCGACGCCGTCGGAGGCGGACCTGGCCGGTCACGTCGGCCTGAGCACCACACCCGCGTCCGACTTCTACGACGTGATCGTGGTCGGCGCCGGTCCGGCGGGGCTCGGCGCCGCCGTCTACGCCGCCTCCGAGGGACTGCGTACGGTCCTGGTCGAGCAGCGGGCAACCGGTGGGCAGGCCGGCCAGAGCAGCCGGATCGAGAACTACCTCGGCTTCCCCGAGGGGGTGTCCGGTGCACAGCTGACCGACCGGGCCCGCCGGCAGGCGCTGAAGTTCGGCGCCGAGATCCTCAGCACCCGTGAGGTGGTCGGCCTCGAAGCCGCCGGCACCGCCCGCCTGCTCCGGTTCGGCGACGGCACCTCGCTCGCCGCGCACGCCGCCGTGCTGGCCACCGGCGTCTCCTACCGGCTGCTCGACGCGCCGGGCCTGGCCGACCTGACCGGGCGAGGCGTCTTCTACGGCTCCGCCGCGACCGAGGCGCCCAGTTGCAGCGGCGAGGAGGTCTACATCGTCGGCGGCGCGAACTCCGCCGGCCAGGCGGCCCTGCACTTCGCCCGGTACGCCCACCGGGTCAACATCGTCATCCGCGGCGACAGCCTGACCGCGTCGATGTCCCGGTACCTGATCGAGCAGGTCGAACGGGCCCCCAACATCACCGTGCACCCGAACACCGAGGTCGTCGGCGGGCACGGTGACGAGCACCTGGAGCGGCTGACGCTGTGCCAGCGGCGGACCGGCAGCACGCGTACGGTCGACACCTCCTGGCTGTTCGTCTTCATCGGCGCCGAGCCCCGGACGAACTGGCTCGAAGGAGTGGTCTCGCGCGACGAGCGCGGATTCATCGTCACCGGACCGGCGCTGCTGCGCGACGGGCAGCGGCCGGCCGGCTGGTCGCTGCCGAGGGACCCGTACCACCTGGAGTCGAGCCTGCCGGGGGTGTTCGCCGCCGGTGACGTACGGGCCGACTCGGTGAAGCGGGTCGCCTCGGCGGTCGGCGAGGGCGCCATGGCGGTCACGGTGGTACACCGGTATCTGGAGGCGCAATGA